The following proteins come from a genomic window of Pseudomonadota bacterium:
- the tolA gene encoding cell envelope integrity protein TolA, which translates to MLAIWKAIRESPRAVTYAVLMHLVLLALLIIGLDWTPKIARPPGVKVPIEAELVSEDPLKQIEQRKQEEARRQEQLRQQQAEAAAKQQAEAKAKAAAEAKQQAAAEAKAKAAAEAKQQAAAEAKAKAAAEAKQKAAAEAKAKAAAEAKQKADAEAKAKAAAEAKAKAAAEAKAKAAAEAKRKAEEAARREAEAALQAQLAEEAEQRRALSELEKFIPYIQQKVQRNWIRPPGSPEGLVCVVNVRLIPGGEVVGARVVQSSGDPVFDRSVESAVLKASPLPMPSDATLFKHFREINFKFNPGR; encoded by the coding sequence ATGCTGGCAATCTGGAAGGCCATTCGCGAGAGCCCGCGCGCCGTAACCTATGCGGTGCTGATGCACCTGGTGCTGCTGGCGCTGCTGATCATCGGCCTGGACTGGACGCCGAAGATCGCGCGCCCGCCCGGGGTGAAGGTGCCGATCGAGGCGGAGCTGGTCAGCGAGGATCCGCTGAAGCAGATCGAGCAGCGCAAGCAGGAAGAGGCGCGCCGGCAGGAGCAGCTCCGCCAGCAGCAGGCGGAGGCCGCGGCGAAACAGCAGGCGGAGGCGAAGGCCAAGGCGGCGGCGGAGGCGAAGCAGCAGGCGGCAGCGGAGGCGAAGGCCAAGGCGGCGGCGGAGGCGAAGCAGCAGGCGGCAGCGGAGGCGAAGGCCAAGGCGGCGGCCGAGGCTAAGCAGAAGGCGGCAGCGGAGGCCAAGGCGAAGGCCGCGGCGGAGGCAAAGCAGAAGGCGGACGCGGAAGCCAAGGCGAAGGCCGCGGCGGAGGCCAAAGCCAAGGCGGCAGCGGAGGCCAAGGCCAAGGCGGCTGCCGAGGCGAAGCGCAAGGCCGAGGAGGCGGCGCGCCGCGAGGCGGAGGCCGCGCTGCAGGCCCAGCTGGCGGAAGAGGCGGAACAGCGCCGGGCACTGAGTGAACTGGAGAAATTCATTCCGTACATACAGCAGAAGGTGCAGCGCAACTGGATCCGCCCGCCCGGCAGCCCCGAGGGTCTGGTGTGCGTGGTGAACGTGCGCCTGATCCCGGGTGGTGAGGTCGTCGGCGCGCGCGTGGTGCAGAGCAGCGGCGACCCCGTGTTCGACCGCTCGGTCGAATCGGCGGTGCTCAAGGCCTCGCCGCTGCCCATGCCGAGCGATGCGACCCTGTTCAAGCATTTCCGCGAGATCAATTTCAAATTCAATCCAGGACGATAG
- the tolR gene encoding protein TolR: MARNRVRKKPMADINVVPYIDVMLVMLVIFMVTAPLLTQGVSVELPQADAEPVPDQDNEPLVVSVDAAGNMYLNVGDAPERPVDGATLVNNIAAVLRRQPGKSVLVRGDHSVDYGAVVATLVLLQQAEIPKVGLVTEPPER, from the coding sequence ATGGCCCGCAACCGCGTACGCAAGAAGCCGATGGCCGACATCAACGTCGTGCCCTACATCGACGTGATGCTGGTGATGCTCGTCATCTTCATGGTGACCGCACCGCTGCTCACCCAGGGCGTGAGCGTGGAGCTGCCGCAGGCGGATGCCGAGCCGGTGCCCGACCAGGACAACGAGCCGCTGGTGGTCAGTGTCGACGCCGCCGGCAACATGTATCTCAACGTGGGCGATGCACCCGAACGTCCCGTCGACGGCGCCACGCTGGTCAACAACATCGCGGCCGTACTGCGGCGCCAGCCCGGCAAGAGCGTGCTGGTGCGCGGCGACCACAGCGTGGACTACGGCGCGGTGGTTGCGACACTGGTGCTGTTGCAGCAGGCGGAGATTCCCAAGGTCGGTCTCGTGACGGAACCGCCGGAGCGTTGA
- the tolQ gene encoding protein TolQ yields MSTDMSFFHLIMGASTVVKLVMLLLLGVSMASWTMIFRRRSALKAAQAAADAFEDRFWSGGDLAALYREISARPDEAIGMAGIFQAGFSEFARLRKQTGSDSRSVVEGAQRVMRVVLSRETDDLETHLSFLATVGSTSPYVGLFGTVWGIMNSFRGLGNAQQATLSMVAPGIAEALIATAMGLFAAIPAVIAYNRYSNDVERLINRYDNFLEEFSTILHRQAQPERAA; encoded by the coding sequence ATGTCGACGGACATGTCGTTTTTCCACCTGATCATGGGCGCCAGCACGGTGGTCAAGTTGGTCATGCTGCTGTTGCTCGGTGTGTCCATGGCGAGCTGGACCATGATCTTCCGGCGGCGCTCGGCGCTCAAGGCGGCGCAGGCCGCGGCAGACGCCTTCGAGGACCGCTTCTGGTCGGGCGGCGACCTGGCCGCGCTGTACCGCGAGATCTCGGCGCGGCCGGACGAGGCCATCGGCATGGCCGGCATCTTCCAGGCCGGCTTCAGCGAATTCGCGCGCCTGCGCAAGCAGACCGGCAGCGATTCGCGCAGCGTGGTGGAGGGCGCGCAGCGCGTCATGCGCGTGGTGCTATCGCGCGAGACCGACGACCTCGAGACGCACCTGTCCTTTCTCGCCACGGTCGGTTCCACCAGTCCCTACGTCGGCCTGTTCGGCACGGTCTGGGGCATCATGAATTCCTTCCGCGGCCTGGGCAACGCGCAGCAGGCGACGCTGTCGATGGTGGCGCCTGGCATCGCCGAGGCGCTGATCGCCACGGCCATGGGTCTGTTCGCGGCGATACCCGCGGTCATCGCCTACAACCGTTATTCCAACGACGTGGAACGGCTGATCAACCGCTATGACAATTTCCTGGAGGAATTCTCCACCATCCTGCACCGCCAGGCACAGCCCGAGCGGGCCGCCTGA
- the ybgC gene encoding tol-pal system-associated acyl-CoA thioesterase — translation MTGFQWRVRVYYEDTDSGGVVYYANYLRFMERARTEWMRARGYEQDWLRAEHGLLFAVRSVHVEYLLPARFNAQLDVSVVVQEVGRASLTFRQDITHADDLRLLCSGTVRIACVDADTFRPKPLPDFILKEL, via the coding sequence GTGACCGGATTCCAGTGGCGCGTGCGCGTCTACTACGAGGATACCGACAGTGGCGGTGTGGTCTACTACGCCAATTACCTGCGCTTCATGGAGCGCGCGCGGACCGAGTGGATGCGCGCGCGCGGCTACGAACAGGACTGGCTGCGGGCGGAGCACGGCCTGCTGTTCGCCGTGCGTTCCGTACATGTCGAGTATCTGCTGCCGGCGCGGTTCAACGCGCAGCTCGACGTGAGCGTCGTCGTGCAGGAGGTCGGTCGTGCCAGCCTGACCTTCCGCCAGGACATCACGCACGCCGACGATCTGCGTCTGCTGTGCAGCGGCACGGTGCGGATCGCCTGCGTCGATGCGGACACATTCCGGCCGAAACCGCTACCCGATTTCATCCTCAAGGAGCTCTGA
- the ruvB gene encoding Holliday junction branch migration DNA helicase RuvB, protein MIEADRLVTPKGSREDEVLDRTVRPQRLADYVGQPQVAEQMEIFIQAARGRGDALDHTLIFGPPGLGKTTLAHIIANEIGANLRHTSGPVLERPGDLAALLTNLEPNDVLFVDEIHRLSPVVEEILYPAMEDFQLDIVIGEGPAARSIKLDLPPFTLVGATTRAGLLTSPLRDRFGIVQRLEFYNRQDLATILVRAAGILGIGIDAAGALELARRSRGTPRIANRLLRRVRDYAEVKAEGFITRAVAAAAMDLLNVDEAGFDTQDRKLLTTIIEKFGGGPVGVDNLSAAIGEERGTIEDVLEPYLIQQGYLMRTPRGRVATRNAYLHCGLTPPAHQIGDALALFEANTSGDGAR, encoded by the coding sequence ATGATTGAAGCCGACCGCCTGGTGACCCCCAAGGGTTCGCGCGAGGACGAGGTGCTCGACCGTACCGTCCGGCCGCAGCGCCTGGCCGACTACGTGGGACAGCCGCAGGTCGCCGAACAGATGGAGATCTTCATCCAGGCGGCACGCGGCCGCGGCGACGCGCTCGACCACACCCTGATCTTCGGTCCGCCGGGGCTCGGCAAGACCACGCTCGCGCACATCATCGCCAACGAGATCGGCGCCAACCTGCGCCACACCTCCGGGCCGGTGCTGGAACGCCCCGGCGACCTCGCCGCGCTGCTGACCAACCTCGAGCCCAACGACGTGCTGTTCGTGGACGAGATCCACCGCCTGAGCCCGGTGGTGGAGGAGATCCTGTATCCGGCGATGGAGGACTTCCAGCTCGACATCGTGATCGGCGAGGGGCCGGCGGCGCGTTCCATCAAGCTCGACCTGCCGCCATTCACCCTGGTCGGCGCGACCACGCGCGCGGGACTGCTGACCTCGCCGCTGCGCGACCGTTTCGGGATCGTGCAGCGCCTGGAGTTCTACAACAGGCAGGACCTGGCCACGATCCTGGTGCGCGCCGCCGGCATCCTCGGTATCGGCATCGACGCCGCGGGCGCTCTGGAACTGGCGCGCCGCTCGCGCGGCACGCCGCGCATCGCCAACCGCCTGCTGCGCCGGGTGCGGGACTACGCCGAGGTGAAGGCGGAGGGTTTCATCACGCGCGCGGTGGCCGCGGCGGCGATGGATCTGCTCAATGTCGACGAGGCCGGTTTCGACACCCAGGACCGCAAGCTGCTCACGACCATCATCGAGAAGTTCGGCGGCGGCCCGGTCGGCGTGGACAACCTGTCCGCCGCCATCGGCGAGGAGCGCGGCACCATCGAGGACGTGCTGGAACCGTACCTGATCCAGCAGGGCTATCTCATGCGCACGCCGCGCGGCCGCGTTGCCACGCGCAATGCCTACCTGCACTGCGGGCTGACGCCGCCGGCGCACCAGATTGGGGATGCGCTTGCACTGTTCGAGGCCAACACCAGCGGAGACGGCGCACGTTGA
- the ruvA gene encoding Holliday junction branch migration protein RuvA, with product MIGRLCGRLLDKQPPTLLLDVQGVGYEVDAPMTTFFALPPIGHEVTLYTHLAVREDAHTLYGFARLSDRTLFRHLLKVNGVGARLALGILSGMDAGQFIACVQAGDAQALVRLPGIGKKTAERLIIELRDRLAAEAGTLPVAAGTPAPVAASPVEDAVSALVGLGYKPQEASRMVRALDAKDLSSEELIRRALQAAVS from the coding sequence GTGATCGGGCGGCTCTGCGGTCGCCTGCTCGACAAGCAGCCGCCGACGCTGCTGCTCGACGTGCAGGGCGTCGGCTACGAGGTCGACGCGCCCATGACCACCTTCTTCGCGCTGCCGCCGATCGGTCACGAGGTCACCCTCTACACCCACCTGGCGGTGCGCGAGGACGCGCACACCCTGTACGGTTTCGCGCGGCTGTCCGACCGCACGCTGTTCCGCCACCTCCTCAAGGTCAACGGCGTCGGCGCCCGGCTCGCGCTCGGCATCCTCTCGGGCATGGACGCCGGCCAGTTCATCGCCTGCGTCCAGGCCGGCGACGCCCAGGCGCTGGTGCGCCTGCCCGGCATCGGCAAGAAGACCGCCGAGCGGCTGATCATCGAACTGCGCGACCGCCTGGCCGCCGAGGCCGGCACGCTGCCAGTCGCGGCGGGGACGCCCGCGCCGGTGGCGGCGAGCCCGGTCGAGGACGCGGTCAGCGCCCTGGTCGGGCTCGGTTACAAGCCGCAGGAGGCGAGCCGCATGGTGCGGGCACTAGACGCCAAGGATTTGTCGTCCGAGGAGCTCATCCGCCGTGCCCTGCAAGCGGCGGTATCCTAG
- the ruvC gene encoding crossover junction endodeoxyribonuclease RuvC: protein MTRILGIDPGSRVTGYGIVDQDGQRLTYVASGCIRAKGDTLAVRLGIILNGVAQIISEYRPDEMAIERVFINRNADSALKLGQARGAAICAAVQHALPVDEYAPREIKQAVTGTGAATKEQVQHMMCVLLALRGTPPSDAADALGIAICHGHHRQTRRRLQAAPALREVRP from the coding sequence ATGACGCGCATCCTCGGCATCGATCCCGGTTCCCGGGTGACGGGCTATGGCATCGTCGACCAGGACGGCCAGCGTCTGACCTATGTCGCCAGTGGCTGTATCCGCGCCAAGGGCGACACCCTGGCCGTCCGGCTCGGCATCATCCTGAACGGGGTGGCGCAGATCATCAGCGAATACCGTCCCGACGAAATGGCCATCGAGCGCGTGTTCATCAACCGCAACGCCGATTCCGCGCTCAAGCTCGGCCAGGCGCGTGGCGCGGCCATCTGCGCCGCCGTGCAGCATGCGCTGCCCGTCGACGAATACGCGCCGCGCGAGATCAAGCAGGCCGTCACCGGCACGGGCGCGGCGACCAAGGAGCAGGTGCAGCACATGATGTGCGTGCTGCTCGCACTGCGGGGTACGCCGCCGAGCGATGCCGCCGATGCGCTCGGTATCGCCATCTGCCACGGCCATCACCGCCAGACGCGGCGCCGGCTGCAGGCCGCGCCCGCGCTGCGCGAGGTGCGACCGTGA
- a CDS encoding YebC/PmpR family DNA-binding transcriptional regulator produces MAGHSKWANIQHRKNAQDAKRGKLFTKLIREITVAARMGDPDPASNPRLRVAVDKALTANMTKDTIERAIKRGAGAAEGENYEEVRYEGYGPGGVAVMVDCMTDNRNRTVAEVRHAFTKAGGNLGTDGSVAYQFTKSGVLSYPQGTDEDRLMEAALEAGADDVRGYDDGSFDVLTQPDQFIEVREAMVGAGLEPEQAEITMRADNTIALELEDAEKMVRMLERLEDLDDVQAVYSNADIAEDILAQLA; encoded by the coding sequence ATGGCAGGACACAGTAAATGGGCGAACATCCAGCATCGCAAGAATGCCCAGGATGCCAAGCGCGGCAAGCTGTTCACCAAGCTCATCCGCGAGATCACCGTCGCCGCGCGCATGGGTGACCCGGACCCGGCTTCCAATCCGCGCCTGCGAGTGGCCGTCGACAAGGCGCTGACCGCCAACATGACCAAGGACACCATCGAGCGCGCGATCAAGCGCGGCGCTGGCGCCGCGGAGGGCGAGAATTACGAAGAGGTGCGCTACGAGGGCTACGGCCCGGGCGGCGTCGCGGTCATGGTCGACTGCATGACCGACAACCGCAACCGTACCGTGGCCGAGGTGCGCCATGCCTTCACCAAGGCCGGCGGCAATCTCGGTACCGACGGCTCGGTGGCCTACCAGTTCACCAAGTCCGGCGTGCTGAGCTATCCGCAGGGCACCGACGAGGACCGGCTCATGGAGGCCGCGCTGGAGGCGGGCGCCGATGACGTGCGCGGCTACGACGACGGTTCCTTCGACGTGCTGACCCAGCCGGACCAGTTCATCGAGGTGCGCGAGGCGATGGTCGGCGCCGGGCTGGAGCCCGAGCAGGCCGAGATCACCATGCGCGCCGACAACACCATCGCGCTGGAGCTGGAAGACGCGGAGAAAATGGTGCGCATGCTGGAGCGGCTGGAGGATCTGGACGACGTGCAGGCGGTCTATTCCAACGCCGACATTGCCGAGGACATCCTGGCACAGCTGGCGTAG
- a CDS encoding SGNH/GDSL hydrolase family protein: MKKNLLLLLAVTAVTLLVALGLIRKLAPGLLGGRPVDLELVQLDEQLPAFYRGVFRDRLAGSREFLLKDPLTKVRALPFYPPEPALGPHDVLGFRNAAVPVAADIVTIGDSMTYGNNAPLEENWPSWMLQALQREDANLYNMSTGGWAAVQYLDMLSYAAAFRPYVVVVAFYTGNDPLETLQLVQGNENWHWLRERAGIAAGVSLAGLPEVSLDVPPEERWPVSFADGVSTVFTPQLRLIANTEHPGVEAGYALMAEVGRLLAERARKLDVQLVFTIIPTKELVYAQKVAAEQLAAPAPYQALVTAESGRIAVLAAALQAVAGARYVDVVAPLQQAALGAAALYPADTNGHPFPAGYRVIGTALAAAVAGMVPAPARGLYGYAQDNSIYLSLVNDEGLWYFKSEAFVEQNGWPAGEIAMLSARQVLRLPFRGVIDSVDPQRFGPACCPG, from the coding sequence ATGAAAAAAAACCTCCTGCTGTTGCTGGCCGTGACCGCCGTGACGTTGCTGGTCGCCCTCGGCCTGATCCGCAAGCTGGCGCCCGGCCTGCTCGGCGGGCGGCCCGTGGATCTCGAACTGGTGCAGCTCGACGAACAGCTGCCCGCCTTCTACCGGGGCGTGTTCCGCGACCGGCTGGCCGGCAGCCGGGAGTTCCTGCTCAAGGATCCGCTGACCAAGGTGCGGGCGCTGCCGTTTTATCCGCCCGAACCCGCGCTCGGTCCGCACGACGTGCTGGGATTCCGCAATGCCGCGGTGCCGGTGGCGGCGGACATCGTCACCATCGGCGACAGCATGACCTACGGCAACAACGCGCCGCTGGAGGAGAACTGGCCGTCCTGGATGCTGCAGGCACTGCAGCGCGAGGATGCGAACCTCTACAACATGTCCACCGGCGGCTGGGCGGCGGTGCAGTACCTGGACATGCTGAGCTATGCGGCGGCCTTCCGTCCCTATGTCGTCGTGGTCGCCTTCTATACCGGCAACGACCCGCTCGAGACCCTGCAGCTGGTGCAGGGCAACGAGAACTGGCACTGGCTGCGCGAGCGCGCCGGCATCGCCGCCGGCGTTTCGCTGGCGGGGTTGCCGGAAGTCTCGCTCGACGTCCCGCCCGAGGAACGCTGGCCGGTGTCCTTCGCCGACGGGGTCAGCACCGTGTTCACGCCGCAGCTGCGCCTGATCGCCAATACGGAGCATCCCGGCGTCGAGGCCGGCTATGCGCTGATGGCCGAGGTCGGCCGCTTGCTGGCGGAACGGGCACGGAAGCTGGACGTGCAGCTGGTCTTCACCATCATTCCGACCAAGGAGCTGGTTTACGCGCAGAAGGTGGCAGCGGAGCAGCTGGCCGCGCCGGCGCCGTACCAGGCGCTGGTCACGGCCGAGTCCGGCCGGATCGCCGTCCTGGCCGCGGCGCTCCAGGCCGTGGCGGGGGCCCGCTACGTCGACGTCGTCGCGCCGCTGCAGCAGGCCGCGCTCGGCGCTGCCGCGCTGTATCCCGCTGACACCAACGGCCACCCGTTCCCGGCCGGCTACCGGGTGATCGGGACCGCGCTGGCCGCTGCCGTGGCCGGCATGGTGCCGGCGCCGGCCCGCGGCCTGTACGGATACGCGCAAGACAACTCGATCTACCTGAGCCTGGTCAACGACGAGGGACTCTGGTACTTCAAGTCGGAAGCGTTCGTCGAACAGAACGGCTGGCCGGCAGGGGAGATCGCCATGCTCAGTGCGCGGCAGGTCCTGCGGCTGCCGTTCCGGGGCGTGATCGACTCGGTCGATCCGCAGCGCTTCGGTCCGGCCTGCTGTCCGGGTTAG
- the aspS gene encoding aspartate--tRNA ligase, which translates to MRSHYCGEIDTTHLDREVTLCGWVHRRRDHGGVIFIDLRDYRGLVQVVFDPDAAATFATAERVRSEYVLQVTGRVRRRPAGTENPDMPTGAVEVFGTALTVLNSAETPPFQLDETDVSEENRLRYRYIDLRRPQMQERLRMRAQITRAMRNYLDAHGFIDVETPVLTRSTPEGARDYLVPSRTHPGEFFALPQSPQLFKQLLMMGGVDRYYQIARCFRDEDLRADRQPEFTQLDIETSFLVEDDIMGITETMVRGLFRDVIGVTLPAAFPRMTYHEAVRRYGTDRPDLRIPLELVDLGDLMQQVEFKVFSGPANDPNGRIAALRVPGGGEISRKDIDDYTKYVGKYGAKGLAYIKVNDVAAGREGLQSPILKFLPDAVVAELVARTGVVNGDLVFFGADKTKIVNESLGALRVKLGHDLGMLEGEWRPLWVVDFPMFERDEKANRWMALHHPFTAPQLENPEELAFEPGSVLSRAYDMVLNGTELGGGSIRIHRTDMQEAVLHLLGIGEQEARDKFGFLLDALKFGCPPHGGIAFGLDRLVMLMAGAQSIREVMAFPKTQTASCPLTNAPSAVAPGQLIELGIHLRKPPALES; encoded by the coding sequence ATGCGCAGTCATTATTGTGGTGAAATCGACACGACCCACCTCGACCGGGAGGTGACCCTGTGCGGCTGGGTGCACCGCCGGCGCGACCACGGCGGGGTGATCTTCATCGACCTGCGCGATTACCGCGGGCTGGTGCAGGTGGTCTTCGATCCCGATGCCGCCGCGACCTTCGCCACCGCCGAGCGGGTGCGCAGCGAGTACGTCCTGCAGGTCACCGGCCGGGTCCGGCGGCGCCCGGCGGGCACCGAGAACCCGGACATGCCGACCGGCGCGGTGGAGGTGTTCGGCACCGCCCTGACCGTGCTGAACAGCGCGGAGACCCCGCCCTTCCAGCTCGACGAGACCGACGTCAGCGAGGAGAACCGGCTGCGCTACCGCTACATCGACCTGCGCCGGCCGCAGATGCAGGAGCGCCTGCGCATGCGCGCGCAGATCACCCGCGCCATGCGCAACTATCTCGATGCGCACGGTTTCATCGACGTCGAGACCCCGGTGCTGACACGCTCCACGCCGGAGGGTGCGCGCGATTACCTGGTGCCGAGCCGCACCCATCCGGGCGAGTTCTTCGCCTTGCCGCAGTCGCCGCAGCTGTTCAAGCAGCTGCTGATGATGGGCGGCGTCGACCGCTACTACCAGATCGCGCGCTGTTTCCGTGACGAGGACCTGCGCGCCGACCGCCAGCCGGAATTCACCCAGCTCGATATCGAGACTTCGTTCCTAGTAGAAGACGACATCATGGGCATCACCGAGACCATGGTGCGCGGACTGTTCCGCGACGTGATCGGCGTGACGCTGCCCGCAGCCTTCCCGCGCATGACCTACCACGAGGCCGTGCGTCGCTACGGCACCGACCGGCCCGACCTGCGCATCCCGCTGGAGCTGGTCGATCTCGGCGACCTGATGCAGCAGGTGGAGTTCAAGGTGTTCTCCGGTCCGGCCAACGACCCGAACGGGCGCATCGCCGCGCTGCGCGTGCCGGGCGGCGGCGAGATCAGCCGCAAGGACATCGACGACTACACCAAGTACGTCGGCAAGTACGGCGCCAAGGGCCTGGCCTACATCAAGGTCAACGACGTCGCGGCCGGGCGCGAGGGCCTGCAGTCGCCGATCCTGAAATTCCTGCCCGACGCGGTGGTCGCCGAACTCGTCGCGCGCACCGGCGTCGTCAACGGCGACCTGGTGTTCTTCGGCGCCGACAAGACGAAGATCGTCAACGAGTCGCTCGGCGCGCTGCGCGTGAAGCTCGGGCACGACCTCGGCATGCTCGAGGGCGAATGGAGGCCGTTGTGGGTGGTCGACTTCCCCATGTTCGAGCGTGACGAGAAGGCCAACCGCTGGATGGCGCTGCACCACCCGTTCACCGCGCCGCAGCTCGAGAACCCGGAAGAGCTGGCCTTCGAGCCGGGCAGCGTGCTCTCGCGGGCCTACGACATGGTGCTGAACGGCACCGAGCTCGGCGGCGGCTCCATCCGTATCCACCGCACCGACATGCAGGAGGCGGTGCTGCACCTGCTCGGCATCGGCGAACAGGAGGCGCGCGACAAGTTCGGCTTCCTGCTCGATGCGCTGAAATTCGGCTGCCCGCCGCACGGCGGTATCGCCTTCGGTCTCGACCGCCTGGTGATGCTGATGGCCGGTGCGCAATCCATCCGCGAGGTGATGGCCTTCCCGAAGACGCAGACCGCGTCCTGCCCGCTCACCAACGCGCCGTCCGCCGTGGCGCCGGGCCAGCTGATCGAGCTCGGCATCCACCTGCGCAAGCCGCCGGCACTGGAATCCTGA
- a CDS encoding zinc ribbon domain-containing protein, with protein MPIYEYQCAACGHTFDTLQKISEPPLTRCPACGEETLKKLISPAGFRLKGGGWYETDFKTGSKKNVAGAEKPAAGGADKPSKDGAKAAGGTSKPKPKT; from the coding sequence ATGCCGATCTACGAATACCAGTGTGCCGCCTGCGGGCACACCTTCGATACCCTGCAGAAGATCAGCGAGCCGCCGTTGACCCGCTGCCCGGCGTGCGGGGAGGAGACGCTGAAAAAGCTGATCTCGCCCGCCGGTTTCCGCCTCAAGGGCGGCGGCTGGTACGAGACCGACTTCAAGACCGGCAGCAAGAAAAACGTGGCCGGGGCGGAGAAGCCGGCCGCGGGCGGCGCGGACAAGCCGTCCAAGGACGGCGCGAAGGCGGCCGGCGGCACGTCCAAACCCAAGCCCAAAACCTGA